A stretch of the Hippocampus zosterae strain Florida chromosome 16, ASM2543408v3, whole genome shotgun sequence genome encodes the following:
- the nf2b gene encoding NF2, moesin-ezrin-radixin like (MERLIN) tumor suppressor b isoform X3 has protein sequence MSILGLKKKQPKTFKVKVITMDAEMEFSCEVKWKGKDLFDLVCRTVGLRETWFFGLRYTVKDTYAWLKPDKRVLDQEVPKDSPITFHFLAKFFPEKVEEELVQEITQHLFFLQVKKQILDEEIFCSPEASVLLASYAVQAKYGDYDPNFHKPGFLAQDELLPKTVLMQYQMTADMWEEKISAWYAEHHGIARDEAEMEYLKIAQDLEMYGVSYYDITVSAPGCDSRVGVRRSLEGPPVSRRQQNKRDTDLLLGVDAQGLHIYSPNSKLSPNKSFPWSGIRNISYSEKEFTIKPLDKKKDVFKFYSSQLRVNKLILQLCIGNHDLFMRRRKVDSIEVQQMKAQAKEEKARKKMERQILAREKQMREEAERAKEEMERRLFQLQDEARLANEALLRSEETADLLAEKAQIAEEEAKLLAHKAAEAEQERQRLEVNAMKTKEEKRLMEQKMREAEQLAVKLVEQSERRLKEADHLKQDLSEAKDAERRAKQKLLEITKTTYPLIAAYSAPAATAAAPPEADSAYAAASSSRLDFKDSDMKRLSMEIERERLEYMEKSKHLQDQLKELKSEIESLKLEEQQQQQQQQQRRASATYALRDGRAYVPQAPYLPHANRNSAYASPLAFFDEV, from the exons ATGTCCATTTTAGGCTTAAAAAAGAAACAGCCCAAGACGTTCAAAGTCAAAGTCATCACCATGGATGCTGAGATGGAGTTCAGTTGCGAG GTGAAGTGGAAAGGCAAAGACTTGTTTGACCTGGTGTGTCGCACGGTGGGCTTGAGGGAGACCTGGTTCTTCGGCCTGCGCTACACCGTCAAGGACACGTACGCGTGGCTCAAACCTGACAAACGG gtccTGGACCAGGAGGTTCCGAAAGACTCGCCCATCACGTTTCACTTCCTGGCCAAATTCTTCCCAGAGAAAGTTGAAGAAGAACTGGTCCAAGAAATCACGCAGCACCTCTTCTTTTTGCAG GTGAAAAAACAGATCTTGGATGAGGAGATCTTCTGTTCGCCCGAAGCTTCTGTTCTTCTGGCCTCGTACGCTGTCCAAGCCAAA TACGGCGACTACGACCCCAACTTCCACAAGCCGGGCTTCCTGGCGCAGGATGAACTTCTGCCCAAAACA GTGCTGATGCAGTACCAGATGACGGCAGACATGTGGGAGGAGAAAATCAGCGCCTGGTACGCCGAACACCACGGCATCGCCAG GGACGAAGCCGAGATGGAATACCTGAAGATCGCTCAGGACCTGGAGATGTACGGCGTCAGCTACTACGACATCACCGTGAGTGCTCCCGGCTGCGACTCGCGCGTCGGCGTCCGCCGCTCGCTTGAAGGGCCGCCCGTTTCCCGGCGACAGCAAAACAAGCGCGACACGGACCTGCTGCTGGGCGTGGACGCGCAGGGTCTTCACATCTACAGCCCCAACAGCAAGCTCAGCCCCAACAAGTCCTTCCCCTGGAGCGGCATTCGCAACATCTCCTACAGCGAGAAAGAG TTTACCATCAAGCCTCTGGACAAGAAGAAGGACGTCTTCAAATTCTACTCGTCTCAGCTGCGCGTCAACAAGCTG ATCCTGCAGCTGTGCATCGGCAACCACGATCTGTTCATGCGGCGGAGGAAGGTGGACTCCATCGAGGTGCAGCAGATGAAGGcgcaggccaaagaggagaaggCTCGCAAGAAG aTGGAGCGGCAGATCCTGGCGCGGGAGAAGCAGATGCGGGAGGAGGCCGAGCGAGCCAAAGAGGAGATGGAGCGACGGCTTTTCCAGCTGCAGGATGAGGCGCGCCTGGCCAACGAGGCGCTG CTGCGCTCGGAGGAGACGGCCGACCTGCTGGCGGAGAAAGCGCAGATCGCCGAGGAGGAAGCCAAGCTGCTGGCCCACAAGGCGGCCGAGGCCGAGCAGGAGCGCCAGAGGTTGGAGGTCAACGCCATGAAGACCAAAGAGGAGAAGCGGCTGATGGAGCAGAAGATGAGGGAGGCCGAGCAGCTGGCCGTCAAGCTGGTGGAGCAGTCGGAGAGaag ACTGAAGGAGGCCGACCACCTGAAGCAGGACCTCAGCGAGGCCAAGGACGCCGAGAGGAGGGCCAAGcagaaactgctggagatcacCAAGACCACCTACCCG CTGATCGCGGCTTATTCGGcccccgccgccaccgccgccgcgccTCCGGAAGCCGACTCGGCCTACGCGGCCGCCTCGTCGTCCCGCCTGGACTTTAAAGACTCGGACATGAAGAGGCTCTCCATGGAGATTGAGCGCGAGAG GCTGGAGTACATGGAAAAGAGCAAACATCTTCAGGACCAACTGAAGGAGCTCAAGTCGGAGATCGAGTCTCTGAAgctggaggagcagcagcagcagcagcagcagcagcagcggcgggcgTCGGCCACGTACGCGCTGCGCGACGGCAGGGCTTACGTGCCGCAGGCGCCGTACCTTCCTCACGCCAAC AGAAATTCGGCCTACGCGTCTCCGCTGGCCTTCTTCGACGAGGTCTGA
- the nf2b gene encoding NF2, moesin-ezrin-radixin like (MERLIN) tumor suppressor b isoform X4, with translation MSILGLKKKQPKTFKVKVITMDAEMEFSCEVKWKGKDLFDLVCRTVGLRETWFFGLRYTVKDTYAWLKPDKRVLDQEVPKDSPITFHFLAKFFPEKVEEELVQEITQHLFFLQVKKQILDEEIFCSPEASVLLASYAVQAKYGDYDPNFHKPGFLAQDELLPKTVLMQYQMTADMWEEKISAWYAEHHGIARDEAEMEYLKIAQDLEMYGVSYYDITQNKRDTDLLLGVDAQGLHIYSPNSKLSPNKSFPWSGIRNISYSEKEFTIKPLDKKKDVFKFYSSQLRVNKLILQLCIGNHDLFMRRRKVDSIEVQQMKAQAKEEKARKKMERQILAREKQMREEAERAKEEMERRLFQLQDEARLANEALLRSEETADLLAEKAQIAEEEAKLLAHKAAEAEQERQRLEVNAMKTKEEKRLMEQKMREAEQLAVKLVEQSERRLKEADHLKQDLSEAKDAERRAKQKLLEITKTTYPLIAAYSAPAATAAAPPEADSAYAAASSSRLDFKDSDMKRLSMEIERERLEYMEKSKHLQDQLKELKSEIESLKLEEQQQQQQQQQRRASATYALRDGRAYVPQAPYLPHANRNSAYASPLAFFDEV, from the exons ATGTCCATTTTAGGCTTAAAAAAGAAACAGCCCAAGACGTTCAAAGTCAAAGTCATCACCATGGATGCTGAGATGGAGTTCAGTTGCGAG GTGAAGTGGAAAGGCAAAGACTTGTTTGACCTGGTGTGTCGCACGGTGGGCTTGAGGGAGACCTGGTTCTTCGGCCTGCGCTACACCGTCAAGGACACGTACGCGTGGCTCAAACCTGACAAACGG gtccTGGACCAGGAGGTTCCGAAAGACTCGCCCATCACGTTTCACTTCCTGGCCAAATTCTTCCCAGAGAAAGTTGAAGAAGAACTGGTCCAAGAAATCACGCAGCACCTCTTCTTTTTGCAG GTGAAAAAACAGATCTTGGATGAGGAGATCTTCTGTTCGCCCGAAGCTTCTGTTCTTCTGGCCTCGTACGCTGTCCAAGCCAAA TACGGCGACTACGACCCCAACTTCCACAAGCCGGGCTTCCTGGCGCAGGATGAACTTCTGCCCAAAACA GTGCTGATGCAGTACCAGATGACGGCAGACATGTGGGAGGAGAAAATCAGCGCCTGGTACGCCGAACACCACGGCATCGCCAG GGACGAAGCCGAGATGGAATACCTGAAGATCGCTCAGGACCTGGAGATGTACGGCGTCAGCTACTACGACATCACC CAAAACAAGCGCGACACGGACCTGCTGCTGGGCGTGGACGCGCAGGGTCTTCACATCTACAGCCCCAACAGCAAGCTCAGCCCCAACAAGTCCTTCCCCTGGAGCGGCATTCGCAACATCTCCTACAGCGAGAAAGAG TTTACCATCAAGCCTCTGGACAAGAAGAAGGACGTCTTCAAATTCTACTCGTCTCAGCTGCGCGTCAACAAGCTG ATCCTGCAGCTGTGCATCGGCAACCACGATCTGTTCATGCGGCGGAGGAAGGTGGACTCCATCGAGGTGCAGCAGATGAAGGcgcaggccaaagaggagaaggCTCGCAAGAAG aTGGAGCGGCAGATCCTGGCGCGGGAGAAGCAGATGCGGGAGGAGGCCGAGCGAGCCAAAGAGGAGATGGAGCGACGGCTTTTCCAGCTGCAGGATGAGGCGCGCCTGGCCAACGAGGCGCTG CTGCGCTCGGAGGAGACGGCCGACCTGCTGGCGGAGAAAGCGCAGATCGCCGAGGAGGAAGCCAAGCTGCTGGCCCACAAGGCGGCCGAGGCCGAGCAGGAGCGCCAGAGGTTGGAGGTCAACGCCATGAAGACCAAAGAGGAGAAGCGGCTGATGGAGCAGAAGATGAGGGAGGCCGAGCAGCTGGCCGTCAAGCTGGTGGAGCAGTCGGAGAGaag ACTGAAGGAGGCCGACCACCTGAAGCAGGACCTCAGCGAGGCCAAGGACGCCGAGAGGAGGGCCAAGcagaaactgctggagatcacCAAGACCACCTACCCG CTGATCGCGGCTTATTCGGcccccgccgccaccgccgccgcgccTCCGGAAGCCGACTCGGCCTACGCGGCCGCCTCGTCGTCCCGCCTGGACTTTAAAGACTCGGACATGAAGAGGCTCTCCATGGAGATTGAGCGCGAGAG GCTGGAGTACATGGAAAAGAGCAAACATCTTCAGGACCAACTGAAGGAGCTCAAGTCGGAGATCGAGTCTCTGAAgctggaggagcagcagcagcagcagcagcagcagcagcggcgggcgTCGGCCACGTACGCGCTGCGCGACGGCAGGGCTTACGTGCCGCAGGCGCCGTACCTTCCTCACGCCAAC AGAAATTCGGCCTACGCGTCTCCGCTGGCCTTCTTCGACGAGGTCTGA
- the nf2b gene encoding NF2, moesin-ezrin-radixin like (MERLIN) tumor suppressor b isoform X2 encodes MSILGLKKKQPKTFKVKVITMDAEMEFSCEVKWKGKDLFDLVCRTVGLRETWFFGLRYTVKDTYAWLKPDKRVLDQEVPKDSPITFHFLAKFFPEKVEEELVQEITQHLFFLQVKKQILDEEIFCSPEASVLLASYAVQAKYGDYDPNFHKPGFLAQDELLPKTVLMQYQMTADMWEEKISAWYAEHHGIARDEAEMEYLKIAQDLEMYGVSYYDITQNKRDTDLLLGVDAQGLHIYSPNSKLSPNKSFPWSGIRNISYSEKEFTIKPLDKKKDVFKFYSSQLRVNKLILQLCIGNHDLFMRRRKVDSIEVQQMKAQAKEEKARKKMERQILAREKQMREEAERAKEEMERRLFQLQDEARLANEALLRSEETADLLAEKAQIAEEEAKLLAHKAAEAEQERQRLEVNAMKTKEEKRLMEQKMREAEQLAVKLVEQSERRLKEADHLKQDLSEAKDAERRAKQKLLEITKTTYPLIAAYSAPAATAAAPPEADSAYAAASSSRLDFKDSDMKRLSMEIERERLEYMEKSKHLQDQLKELKSEIESLKLEEQQQQQQQQQRRASATYALRDGRAYVPQAPEIRPTRLRWPSSTRSEDEERRRDPRGRLQDGRLLDARDGIAADALQADRFGSSSRRSLGRGACAPALVGAADFGRRV; translated from the exons ATGTCCATTTTAGGCTTAAAAAAGAAACAGCCCAAGACGTTCAAAGTCAAAGTCATCACCATGGATGCTGAGATGGAGTTCAGTTGCGAG GTGAAGTGGAAAGGCAAAGACTTGTTTGACCTGGTGTGTCGCACGGTGGGCTTGAGGGAGACCTGGTTCTTCGGCCTGCGCTACACCGTCAAGGACACGTACGCGTGGCTCAAACCTGACAAACGG gtccTGGACCAGGAGGTTCCGAAAGACTCGCCCATCACGTTTCACTTCCTGGCCAAATTCTTCCCAGAGAAAGTTGAAGAAGAACTGGTCCAAGAAATCACGCAGCACCTCTTCTTTTTGCAG GTGAAAAAACAGATCTTGGATGAGGAGATCTTCTGTTCGCCCGAAGCTTCTGTTCTTCTGGCCTCGTACGCTGTCCAAGCCAAA TACGGCGACTACGACCCCAACTTCCACAAGCCGGGCTTCCTGGCGCAGGATGAACTTCTGCCCAAAACA GTGCTGATGCAGTACCAGATGACGGCAGACATGTGGGAGGAGAAAATCAGCGCCTGGTACGCCGAACACCACGGCATCGCCAG GGACGAAGCCGAGATGGAATACCTGAAGATCGCTCAGGACCTGGAGATGTACGGCGTCAGCTACTACGACATCACC CAAAACAAGCGCGACACGGACCTGCTGCTGGGCGTGGACGCGCAGGGTCTTCACATCTACAGCCCCAACAGCAAGCTCAGCCCCAACAAGTCCTTCCCCTGGAGCGGCATTCGCAACATCTCCTACAGCGAGAAAGAG TTTACCATCAAGCCTCTGGACAAGAAGAAGGACGTCTTCAAATTCTACTCGTCTCAGCTGCGCGTCAACAAGCTG ATCCTGCAGCTGTGCATCGGCAACCACGATCTGTTCATGCGGCGGAGGAAGGTGGACTCCATCGAGGTGCAGCAGATGAAGGcgcaggccaaagaggagaaggCTCGCAAGAAG aTGGAGCGGCAGATCCTGGCGCGGGAGAAGCAGATGCGGGAGGAGGCCGAGCGAGCCAAAGAGGAGATGGAGCGACGGCTTTTCCAGCTGCAGGATGAGGCGCGCCTGGCCAACGAGGCGCTG CTGCGCTCGGAGGAGACGGCCGACCTGCTGGCGGAGAAAGCGCAGATCGCCGAGGAGGAAGCCAAGCTGCTGGCCCACAAGGCGGCCGAGGCCGAGCAGGAGCGCCAGAGGTTGGAGGTCAACGCCATGAAGACCAAAGAGGAGAAGCGGCTGATGGAGCAGAAGATGAGGGAGGCCGAGCAGCTGGCCGTCAAGCTGGTGGAGCAGTCGGAGAGaag ACTGAAGGAGGCCGACCACCTGAAGCAGGACCTCAGCGAGGCCAAGGACGCCGAGAGGAGGGCCAAGcagaaactgctggagatcacCAAGACCACCTACCCG CTGATCGCGGCTTATTCGGcccccgccgccaccgccgccgcgccTCCGGAAGCCGACTCGGCCTACGCGGCCGCCTCGTCGTCCCGCCTGGACTTTAAAGACTCGGACATGAAGAGGCTCTCCATGGAGATTGAGCGCGAGAG GCTGGAGTACATGGAAAAGAGCAAACATCTTCAGGACCAACTGAAGGAGCTCAAGTCGGAGATCGAGTCTCTGAAgctggaggagcagcagcagcagcagcagcagcagcagcggcgggcgTCGGCCACGTACGCGCTGCGCGACGGCAGGGCTTACGTGCCGCAGGCGCC AGAAATTCGGCCTACGCGTCTCCGCTGGCCTTCTTCGACGAGGTCTGAGGACGAGGAGCGCCGGCGTGACCCGCGCGGACGTTTGCAAGACGGGCGCCTTTTGGATGCCCGCGACGGGATTGCGGCCGACGCGCTTCAAGCGGACCGCTTCGGCTCTTCTTCTCGCCGCTCGCTCGGTCGGGGGGCGTGCGCGCCCGCGCTCGTCGGCGCTGCCGATTTTGGGCGGCGCGTTTGA
- the nf2b gene encoding NF2, moesin-ezrin-radixin like (MERLIN) tumor suppressor b isoform X1: MSILGLKKKQPKTFKVKVITMDAEMEFSCEVKWKGKDLFDLVCRTVGLRETWFFGLRYTVKDTYAWLKPDKRVLDQEVPKDSPITFHFLAKFFPEKVEEELVQEITQHLFFLQVKKQILDEEIFCSPEASVLLASYAVQAKYGDYDPNFHKPGFLAQDELLPKTVLMQYQMTADMWEEKISAWYAEHHGIARDEAEMEYLKIAQDLEMYGVSYYDITVSAPGCDSRVGVRRSLEGPPVSRRQQNKRDTDLLLGVDAQGLHIYSPNSKLSPNKSFPWSGIRNISYSEKEFTIKPLDKKKDVFKFYSSQLRVNKLILQLCIGNHDLFMRRRKVDSIEVQQMKAQAKEEKARKKMERQILAREKQMREEAERAKEEMERRLFQLQDEARLANEALLRSEETADLLAEKAQIAEEEAKLLAHKAAEAEQERQRLEVNAMKTKEEKRLMEQKMREAEQLAVKLVEQSERRLKEADHLKQDLSEAKDAERRAKQKLLEITKTTYPLIAAYSAPAATAAAPPEADSAYAAASSSRLDFKDSDMKRLSMEIERERLEYMEKSKHLQDQLKELKSEIESLKLEEQQQQQQQQQRRASATYALRDGRAYVPQAPEIRPTRLRWPSSTRSEDEERRRDPRGRLQDGRLLDARDGIAADALQADRFGSSSRRSLGRGACAPALVGAADFGRRV; encoded by the exons ATGTCCATTTTAGGCTTAAAAAAGAAACAGCCCAAGACGTTCAAAGTCAAAGTCATCACCATGGATGCTGAGATGGAGTTCAGTTGCGAG GTGAAGTGGAAAGGCAAAGACTTGTTTGACCTGGTGTGTCGCACGGTGGGCTTGAGGGAGACCTGGTTCTTCGGCCTGCGCTACACCGTCAAGGACACGTACGCGTGGCTCAAACCTGACAAACGG gtccTGGACCAGGAGGTTCCGAAAGACTCGCCCATCACGTTTCACTTCCTGGCCAAATTCTTCCCAGAGAAAGTTGAAGAAGAACTGGTCCAAGAAATCACGCAGCACCTCTTCTTTTTGCAG GTGAAAAAACAGATCTTGGATGAGGAGATCTTCTGTTCGCCCGAAGCTTCTGTTCTTCTGGCCTCGTACGCTGTCCAAGCCAAA TACGGCGACTACGACCCCAACTTCCACAAGCCGGGCTTCCTGGCGCAGGATGAACTTCTGCCCAAAACA GTGCTGATGCAGTACCAGATGACGGCAGACATGTGGGAGGAGAAAATCAGCGCCTGGTACGCCGAACACCACGGCATCGCCAG GGACGAAGCCGAGATGGAATACCTGAAGATCGCTCAGGACCTGGAGATGTACGGCGTCAGCTACTACGACATCACCGTGAGTGCTCCCGGCTGCGACTCGCGCGTCGGCGTCCGCCGCTCGCTTGAAGGGCCGCCCGTTTCCCGGCGACAGCAAAACAAGCGCGACACGGACCTGCTGCTGGGCGTGGACGCGCAGGGTCTTCACATCTACAGCCCCAACAGCAAGCTCAGCCCCAACAAGTCCTTCCCCTGGAGCGGCATTCGCAACATCTCCTACAGCGAGAAAGAG TTTACCATCAAGCCTCTGGACAAGAAGAAGGACGTCTTCAAATTCTACTCGTCTCAGCTGCGCGTCAACAAGCTG ATCCTGCAGCTGTGCATCGGCAACCACGATCTGTTCATGCGGCGGAGGAAGGTGGACTCCATCGAGGTGCAGCAGATGAAGGcgcaggccaaagaggagaaggCTCGCAAGAAG aTGGAGCGGCAGATCCTGGCGCGGGAGAAGCAGATGCGGGAGGAGGCCGAGCGAGCCAAAGAGGAGATGGAGCGACGGCTTTTCCAGCTGCAGGATGAGGCGCGCCTGGCCAACGAGGCGCTG CTGCGCTCGGAGGAGACGGCCGACCTGCTGGCGGAGAAAGCGCAGATCGCCGAGGAGGAAGCCAAGCTGCTGGCCCACAAGGCGGCCGAGGCCGAGCAGGAGCGCCAGAGGTTGGAGGTCAACGCCATGAAGACCAAAGAGGAGAAGCGGCTGATGGAGCAGAAGATGAGGGAGGCCGAGCAGCTGGCCGTCAAGCTGGTGGAGCAGTCGGAGAGaag ACTGAAGGAGGCCGACCACCTGAAGCAGGACCTCAGCGAGGCCAAGGACGCCGAGAGGAGGGCCAAGcagaaactgctggagatcacCAAGACCACCTACCCG CTGATCGCGGCTTATTCGGcccccgccgccaccgccgccgcgccTCCGGAAGCCGACTCGGCCTACGCGGCCGCCTCGTCGTCCCGCCTGGACTTTAAAGACTCGGACATGAAGAGGCTCTCCATGGAGATTGAGCGCGAGAG GCTGGAGTACATGGAAAAGAGCAAACATCTTCAGGACCAACTGAAGGAGCTCAAGTCGGAGATCGAGTCTCTGAAgctggaggagcagcagcagcagcagcagcagcagcagcggcgggcgTCGGCCACGTACGCGCTGCGCGACGGCAGGGCTTACGTGCCGCAGGCGCC AGAAATTCGGCCTACGCGTCTCCGCTGGCCTTCTTCGACGAGGTCTGAGGACGAGGAGCGCCGGCGTGACCCGCGCGGACGTTTGCAAGACGGGCGCCTTTTGGATGCCCGCGACGGGATTGCGGCCGACGCGCTTCAAGCGGACCGCTTCGGCTCTTCTTCTCGCCGCTCGCTCGGTCGGGGGGCGTGCGCGCCCGCGCTCGTCGGCGCTGCCGATTTTGGGCGGCGCGTTTGA
- the sdf2 gene encoding stromal cell-derived factor 2, with product MDSVKLALPSRLYACLVVFWAILFPSSLGSELTFVTCGSVLKLLNVKHNVRLHSHDVRYGSGSGQQSVTGVTSVEDSNSYWSVRGTGGAACLRGNAVQCGQNIRLTHVNTGRNLHSHYFSSPLSSNQEVSAFGEEGEGDHLDEWIVECGGAVWKRAEAVRLRHKATEAALAVTGEQYGRPINGQREVHAMAGGGQHSLWKAMEGVFVKPADGPPLAHAHSEL from the exons ATGGATTCGGTCAAGCTTGCGCTTCCTTCACGTCTTTACGCCTGTCTCGTTGTGTTTTGGGCGATTTTGTTCCCGAGCTCGCTCGGCTCGGAGTTAACTTTTGTCACGTGCGGCTCTGTGCTCAAACTCTTAAACGTCAAACACAACGTGAGACTTCATTCGCATGACGTGCGCTACGGCTCAG GAAGTGGCCAGCAGTCGGTGACGGGCGTGACCAGCGTGGAGGACAGCAACAGCTACTGGAGCGTGCGCGGCACCGGCGGCGCCGCCTGCCTTCGAGGAAACGCCGTCCAGTGCGGGCAAAACATCCGTCTGACGCACGTCAACACGGGACGCAACCTGCACAGCCATTACTTCAGCTCGCCGTTGTCTTCCAACCAG GAAGTGAGCGCCTTTGGCGAAGAGGGCGAGGGCGACCACCTGGACGAGTGGATCGTGGAGTGCGGCGGGGCGGTGTGGAAGCGCGCCGAGGCCGTGCGGCTGCGCCACAAAGCCACCGAGGCGGCGCTGGCGGTGACGGGCGAGCAGTACGGACGGCCCATCAACGGCCAGAGGGAGGTGCACGCCATGgccggcggcgggcagcacaGCCTGTGGAAAGCCATGGAGGGCGTCTTCGTCAAGCCCGCCGACGGGCCCCCCTTGGCCCACGCGCACAGCGAGTTGTGA